Sequence from the Zeugodacus cucurbitae isolate PBARC_wt_2022May chromosome 5, idZeuCucr1.2, whole genome shotgun sequence genome:
GTCGGCGTCCCAGGCCAAAGCTTGTGGCTTGCCGCCAACTTCACGACGACCAGCATTGAATTTGGTTAAGTCGGCAATTTTTAAAGCTTCTTTAGTGGATGTACCggctgaaaataataaaaaaaaaacgtttataaagagaaaatagaATAGAATTCAAGCTAGAAttacaaaaactacaaatagTGCTGTAGGCAGCATTATACAAGCCACGACTGCGCTTGTGTCATGACTCACCTGTAGCTTGCCTTTCCATGGAGTTTTGATTTAGGCAACTGCACAACAATGGCATAGACAACAGCACACAAaacatttgaatgaattttacAAATGCTTTGCAGCGTTGATTGccttaatatttttactacaaatatttcattttactcacaTGCGAAAACCGTTTCGTCCTGGAAGTGCAAGCGATAGAGTATGCTGTCGCCGGTTGTAACAAAGAGCAAAAAGTTGCCACATGGCGACCAACATGCAGATTGCACCACACCACATTTGATGGTCCAACGTTCCGGCGTCCATTTCTTATCAGCGGACCAAACGCGAAAAACACTACCAACTGTGGCAGAGAAGAGGTATGCACCATCTGGCGACCACTTTAGTAGAGAACATGGTGAACCTACACGTCTAACAGgcgtattttgtaatttatctaCGTCCCATATTAGAATATCAGTATCACTGATAGACGCTGTAGCAAGTAGCGTACCGCTGGGGCTCCACTGCAGTGAAGTGATCGGGCAGTGACCGGGActgtgattatatataaattaatgcaCGTTTGAAATTGTTAGATATATTACTTACTGCTTTAAGAATACTGCTTGTGTGGCGCTACGTGTTATGTGCATATTCGTATCCATAGTCCATAGACACACACCCTTTTGGCAACCAACTGCAAGTTCAGCAGCGGTTAATGGACGCCAAGCCATCGAAGTTATCCACTTTTGTGAACCACTTTTGAGTACTGGCACCATAGCTGGTTCGTCGGTATATATGCGCACAATATCATCAGAGCCCGCCACTGCGATTTTAAAACAATTCGGATGCCAAACGATACAACGTATGTAGGAACGCAACCAGTCACGCGTTTCAGAGTATTCAGCCACATTATTTACGCTCACCTCACGCATATGTGGAAATATTTTGGTCTTCAGTCTTTTCACGAAATCCAGCATTTCACATGTATACTTGGCTGTTGCACATATCAGTGGACTAACAGTGGCGGTTTGTTGGTCGCGCGCCTCATTAAGTGCTTCCATGAAACCACTTTCAAAAAATGTGCGTACTATACGTTTGATGACACCCTCATTCACCGGTATCATAACATTGCGGTAAGTATCGTTTGAGTGGCCACTGACTGATGTGCTAAACATTTCACAATTCAAATTGATTTCTGGATAGTATTCcgactaaaaattcaaaattccttCATTATGCTTGTAGTGTGCAAATTTGAAACCTTTGTCACTTACCACGGTGCAACTGTCCACCTCATTTTGCGGCAGCGCGCACAGTTGTCCCGGCACAATGAAGGTGGAGACGTCCTGCAGTGACACCATAACTGTTTaggtgtgtatattattatatataaattatttattttatagctgCAAAATTATGTTCGTTAAACTGAAAAGCGACAGCTTGTTAAAATCTTCATGTCGGTAATTTGCGCGAATTTAATGACACATATGGGGTTGCCAGCTTGCCGATAAACTACCTTGCAAATAACCAAATAACTGGTGGAGACATTTCAGAGTACTGAGGTTAAACGCTCACGAGATATTTTGTAGTTAATGAATAGCATATATGAGATTATATGGATATTCTATCCTGATATAGTATTGGTATAtaactattatatttattgtaaattataagaaaatgcTTGGTTAATAGTTTTCTGTGTATTTATGTTCATAGGCTTATACCAGCCGCAGCCGTCATGTTTTCTACAGCTTCAATATTTTACCACTACGGCAACACTTTCCCAACCACCCACCAATCCAATTGGAACCAAAATCACACTGAGAATTGTCAGCTTTTGACAGCTTAAAGTTCGCGAGCAAGGTGAAAAGTTGAACAATTGTTTACACTGTTTCAGTAAATTAGAATTTcgtaaaatttgcataaatttgcaaCAAACGCGGGTCAACGAAAGTGAAAGATTAATTGCAATTTGTGTAAAGGTGAGTGTACAAAGTGTGCTCAAGTATTCTGTATTAACGGTATACGCATGAAAGCGAAAGAATTTGAGAAAAGTGTTCGAAATTGATTTTTCTCGCCTTTACCGTGTTTGCTGgtacattttttgttaaccACAAGTAAAAGGAAGTGGGCCATAAGGGCCAATGATGAGAAGAGGTCAAATAATGCATGATTTAATTAGTGGTGCtgtgtatgattttttttgttgcaatatcATGCTTGCTACTGATAAGCGGGTACGACTGTGAAAGCGCGGGAAAGGGAAATGCGGTTAAGTGGTATTTGGTGTGCAAACTAACCAAGTGTAAAATGCAACCAATTGTGACgagtgattttttaaaataaactttcacATCAAAAACTTACATTCCTCCTcaagtgaaatttttaatataaaccaacatatacatattatcttcaattatatttgttgttgttgattcgTAATTACATATAAAATCTCTTAACATTGctatcataaaatttatttatcaatattttaaacaattattacGTCTTTCGTGACAAAGGCACACCATAAATACTACTGTTGCCCATTAAGATGCCACTAGCATTAACCAAACTGCGTGTACTAGGCGCTATAATGGACGGTTCATCACGGGAATGATGCGATTTCTTTTTAGCTAGTTTCGTCTTTACTTTTCGTGCGAATGTGTTGGAACTCAATGATGATTTCATTGATAGGCTAGTCTTACTTGGCATTGTAACACCACCACCAGTACTATTGCTCTGCTCCTTTTTGGACGCAGCACCAGCGCCGCTGACTACAAGCGAGTGCTGTGATTTGTTGCTGCGATGAtgtttcttaacttttttagtGGAGGACTGTTGCACCGCCGTCACTACAATACCGCCAGTTTTGAAACGATTTATGCCCTGCACACCGGCTTTGTTTGCTTGTGACAATGGGCCACCTTGTTGGTGTAGACTGCTGTTACAAATGCGATTGGCAGTGGATTGGCTATGGTTACTGCGTGTCTTCGATTTACTTTTGGTTAGGCGGGTAATGAGCTGTGTTGTGTCGGTTAATTTCGAGAGTGCATTgctgaaaaaaagtgaaaaacataTGAATGCCAATGCAAAAAACCTGTTTTGCCCTACAAATTACCTGCGGCGTCGTAGCTTGTGTTCCACATTTACTACCTCCTCCTTCGTAGGCGCTTTCAGTTCCTTTTTCGCTTGTGAGACTTTTCTAAATATACGCAAAGTGCGTTCGTCTTCAATAATTTCTGGCATACCCAACGCTATGGCGTCCAGTTGTATGTCAATTTTTCGTGTTATCACCGTTGGCGCATCGCCGCCATTTTCCACGCAAGATTTGGCTACGTTGTTTAACTCCTGTTGCCAGTGCATGAGTTTTTGTGAACAGGCGCTGTAATGTAATGCAGTTATAATATCAAGATAAGCCACTGCATAGTTATTTTCAAATTGATCTGCACTCACTTGAGAAAGGCCTCGTTGTCGGCTTTTTGGAAAGTTTGATTGTCTAGTTTCTCGCGTGATGTCTTCTTCAGTTGGTGTGGACGTCTTATTATAGGTTGATTCCATGAAAGTGGACGCTGATATTCATGAAGATCTTTGGTTTTCTCAGGTTTCACTCCAGTCCAGTACTTCTTCTTTAATGATAGTTTCAAATCTAATTCTTCTATATTGTTTTCGTTCGCATTGTAGGGGTTAGTCATCCTAGAACTGAAGAATGGAAAATgttaaagcaaaacaaaattttataacatatttcttcgttgcaaaaaaaaatttacttctcTGTCTACatgaaaaaattaccaaaatagcTGACCATGTGTgcattatatacataattacaagTCTAAGTATGTGTGCTCCCAAAAAATGCGTTTATGTTTCCATTCTAGGCATCCAAATCACTAATCAAACTCACTTTTGTCGGCCCATACACACCGGTTTGAGCGCACCATTATTGAGGTTATGCCATGAGTTGGTGCGTCGTGCCGGCTTAAATGCCACCGGAAATTCGAGAGTACCGATCGCATCGGGTAGCCTCTGCGTAGGCGCCATATTGGGTCTTATAGTGATTTTTGTACCTTTCGATGGTGATGTTATAATCAATTCGGGTGGCATTTTCGCTCTACCTCGCTCTGTTCCATTATCGCCAATCTCCTCAATGTAGCGTCGTTGCAATTCACTTTGTAATAGACGGCGTGCTCGCTCTTTTGGTGCTACACAATATTGCGGCAAATTAGCCTCTTCCTCACGTGGATTCGCCTCATCATCGGTGGAGAATGTCAAATCGGCGCTGGGATCTGTTGTTGGCAAATCCAAGGCGATGCGTGTTTCGCTGCGTTTGCGATTGCTATGCGAGCGACGCGGACGCGGCTTGCGCTGCTGCGGTGGCAGAGggtagacaaaaaaaaaataaatagggaTAACTTCAAATAGTttgcaataatatttacatttcatatCGTTTTTAATTAGCTGAGGTTGTTTGTCTAGTGCATAGTTgtgttaatatttgaaatggaaaaataaaataaaaaacttaactttTCAATCCTTCGAGCCGGATTTGAACCAGCGACCTATGGATATCTATGTTTTGGTTTCAATTCCTCTACAGTCCACCGCTCTACCAACTGAGCTATCGAAGGTCTTATTCTAATTTTGTCAAATGGTGCAAATGAAATGAGTGTGGAAATGGTATGAATGATTTGGTGAAGAAAGCGAGCGAGGGTGGGTATAAGTTGTCGATgggattttatttttagaaatttataaaataaatttactgttggtcaaaaaagtaaaaaatttggtatcaaATTAAATCCAAAATAGTTAATGTATTACTCTTTATAATTACATGTGTCGCAGTAGTTTAGGTAGCCTTAATCAACGTCTTcacattttgaaaaaatgttaatagaaaatatttacgtTTCTCCTAGCACTAAATCTAAATTGATTgtgttgctttctttttatgaGGCAGATAAGAGTTGCTTTaagagagtatgtatgtattatttaatGAAACACCATATTTTCATGTGAATATTTTTGCTCACTGCTTCCATAACAGAGCTccaataattaatttgtaaaaagtaACGTctcataaatgtaaaaaaacttaTCAGACAATATTCCTTCGAGCCGGATTTGAACCAGCGACCTATGGATATCTATGCTTTAGAATCAACTCCTCTACAGTCCACCGCTCTACCAACTGAGCTATCGAAGGTGTTGGTGGATTTTGTCAAAAGACTAATTTAAATACGAAGTACTTTTTTTGGAGACTCACCTTTCTCCTAAAACGTCTTCACAGTGTTTATGCCTCCTACTAAACATAAATAttggcttatttgtattataaaaaatatatatttataaagtgaaGTGTGTGTGTTATGAAGTGAATTCCAGcttcttaatattatttttttcctcagAGTTTATAACACTTTATAAGCTTTGCTttgtatataaaagtaataattttcccaaaaattctattaatttaatgtaaaaaaatttacacaagAATCCTTCGAGCCGGATTTGAACCAGCGACCTATGGATATCTACATTTCATTTTCGAACTCGTCTACAGTCCACCGCTCTACCAACTGAGCTATCGAAGGTGTTGAGGGCGACCTGTCAAAAGACTCACACGAGTGTAGATATCgtaattcaaacattttttttttacatattttctgcTCTGCTGTCTATCAGTATATTCTGTAGACTATTTTTAGTACTATAATTCAGTGGAGACTTCTCATTGTAGAGTTGTCTGGTGGCATAAAGTGTTGTCTACGCTAACAATCGTAATTTGGTGCATGACTCTACTAAGCTATTTTTGTCGACTTCACAATTGTGGATTTTGtgtattgcaaatttttgttcattttttatatttataagatgttattttacatactttaaaaatagtttttttttactatttattttcttataaattattaaactgcCAAAAAGCTCTGACATCTCTGATAAGAAAATCATGCATGTGCATGCAGATAAATGAcaggtaaacaaatatttgttgataCCTTTGCTTGTACATTGACATgtcagataaaaataaaaattatcctTAATTTTTTTGAGTCAGTTTTTCATGCCAACTTTTCCGATTTAATTagtgagcaaataaataaataaaatatgtaaataaagtcTATAATAGGCgacaatcaacaacaaaaacttcagCAAATATTTGCTGCTTcatcaaaacaaaagcaaatgaacACCATTTGGCGGTAGCCTTTGAATCAAATTGTTACAAATTCAGTAAAATCggtaaatactaaaattaatagcAAGGTGTAACTCTTCTATTGTGGCTTGTGTACTTTtcgtaacaaaaaatattataaatataaattagtgtttactcaaaataatttttgtgcatttttttatttgcaaaacaaaatttttctgaataatattttctttaattaaaataaaatatttttccaataaatagtaaaaaatttaacttttcaatCCTTCGAGCCGGATTTGAACCAGCGACCTATGGATATCTATGATTTGGTTTCAATGCCTCTACAGTCCACCGCTCTACCAACTGAGCTATCGAAGGTGTTATAAAGACTATGCCCGAAATAAATACTGACAAACTTTTTTTTGCCTAAATctgcatttaatttgtatttcattcaatttattcGCTCTAGATTTTGGACTCcaaaaagacatgacaagcagATTTGCTTGCCTTTCACTTTTTCAGTCTCTATCAACACACTTTGTACgtgtttatttttaagtaatcaATCAGCTATACATAAGATAAtagaaattatgtatatatgtaactgtGAAAAGGTAGCTAGGTGTTTTGCTATACAGTAGTCGCtcgaaatatataaacaaaaaataattaaattttatatttttgttaatcttTGTTTTTACTTATTGACAAGGCATAGGTAACATCATGAAATGCATCAGAGCAGTGATTTTGGTGAACTTCGAAAGTAACTctgaatgtaaaaaaataaaaaaaaattgtgagacagagatcctaacctcaaaaaagtaacccaataacaacaatttggcAGTAgattctaacctcaaaaataattaattgaatagACAAATtacgaattaaaaaataaaaactaaaaaaattcaagAGTAGATCATTTAATGAGgagaattatgaaataaaatgtaaaaaatatgaggATCCAAGAAAAATTTACCAGTAGAATATAACCTCAACaatattttacaatcaaaaatatGGCTGTAGAGACACATGGGTATCATTTAATTGTGGTTCTGTCAGTATCTTTTGTTAACAAGACACTGTGCAGTGCCTCATCACAGTCTGAGCACGCGTTTACGACAAGAAATCTACATGTAAATCAACTGTAAAATATTCCCAGACACATAACCGTTACGTctgatttgttttcaatttattgattttgtttcTGTGTCTTTGCTGTGGCCATAATTGTGTGAACAAGTGCAATTCTGCTAAGTTttccaatatttaaataacagaGTGATGTAGTGGGAAGGGGGTTGGAGGTGAGCTTCCGTTGTGCCGCGTAATTTGCAAGTCATCGAGTTGTACCGACGACAGTGACACTGAAATATGCCTATCCGGTGCCAACTGCTTACAATGAAGCTTGTACTCAGTTTGCTCAGGGCGCTGAATTGCTGGTGTTGCTTTCTTCTGTTGAATGCAACGCctctttaatgaaattcattggCGCACACACAAATGAGAAACTTGTGtcatgaaatattcaaaaagcCTACGGCGGCGCTACCGGGTCGAACCCAAGTTGTGCCGGCTTTGCAAGCATGCTGGTGGACTTGACCTTTTCAACAGCGCAAATCGCGTGTGTTGCAAgcagaaaatcgaaaaaaatagatttgatgACAAAAATGTGACAaatgcttacatatgtacatccataCATAGAGCAGGTGAGGAGTACCCCGTTATATGGGGGCGACAAACAACAATTAGCGCTGATGGGCTTGTAAAGCCGTCTGCCAAACAATGCATACACAAAAGCAAAAGgtggaaaaatgcaatgcaacaacaaatgaactaTTCAATGTAAAGCGgaagtgaaaaacaacaacaaagcatacaaaacaaaaaaaaaaaatagtaaaataagtaaaataagtaaaaatgcaAAGAGAGCAgcaaataaaagaatttttcgCATGCATTTTTGCCCCGCAGCAAAACAATGCTAAACTGAATTGTTGTTGGCGGtaaaagaaagagaaaatatGCACTCGCCCGCCTCGCAAGCAA
This genomic interval carries:
- the LOC105211760 gene encoding aladin; the encoded protein is MVSLQDVSTFIVPGQLCALPQNEVDSCTVSEYYPEINLNCEMFSTSVSGHSNDTYRNVMIPVNEGVIKRIVRTFFESGFMEALNEARDQQTATVSPLICATAKYTCEMLDFVKRLKTKIFPHMREVSVNNVAEYSETRDWLRSYIRCIVWHPNCFKIAVAGSDDIVRIYTDEPAMVPVLKSGSQKWITSMAWRPLTAAELAVGCQKGVCLWTMDTNMHITRSATQAVFLKHPGHCPITSLQWSPSGTLLATASISDTDILIWDVDKLQNTPVRRVGSPCSLLKWSPDGAYLFSATVGSVFRVWSADKKWTPERWTIKCGVVQSACWSPCGNFLLFVTTGDSILYRLHFQDETVFASGTSTKEALKIADLTKFNAGRREVGGKPQALAWDADGRYLAVIFKDTPCIALFNTCLKKFDMTISPLCFLTGLSTEYPSYICFQSKNRRNTETVLTIGWSSGRIEYFPFGNM